In a genomic window of Croceibacterium sp. TMG7-5b_MA50:
- a CDS encoding SDR family oxidoreductase, translating to MTSSINKTVLISGASAGIGEATVRELAGAGARLFIGARRTDRLETLARELGPNVAWQALDVTDAASFAAFADAAEQRFGPIDVLINNAGIMPLSPLAALKQDEWTRMIDVNIHGVLNGIAAVLPRFVAQGHGHVVNVASIAAHVVLPSAAVYCATKHAVWAITEGLRQEHDEIRSTIISPGVVATELGHDITDPAIATALTEWRQKSLTPDAIARAVRYALEQPEGVDINEVIVRPTAANM from the coding sequence ATGACCTCTTCGATCAACAAGACCGTGCTGATCAGCGGCGCTTCCGCCGGCATCGGCGAAGCGACCGTGCGGGAACTGGCGGGAGCGGGTGCGCGCCTGTTCATCGGTGCGCGCCGCACCGATCGGCTGGAAACGCTCGCTCGGGAGCTTGGCCCCAATGTCGCGTGGCAGGCGCTGGACGTGACCGACGCTGCCAGCTTCGCCGCCTTCGCCGACGCGGCCGAGCAGCGCTTCGGCCCGATCGACGTGCTGATCAACAATGCGGGCATCATGCCGCTGTCACCGCTCGCCGCGCTGAAGCAGGATGAGTGGACGCGCATGATCGACGTCAACATCCATGGCGTGCTCAACGGCATCGCGGCCGTGCTGCCCCGCTTCGTGGCGCAGGGGCACGGCCATGTGGTGAACGTCGCATCCATCGCCGCGCATGTCGTGCTTCCCAGTGCCGCCGTCTATTGCGCCACCAAGCACGCGGTGTGGGCGATCACGGAGGGATTGCGGCAGGAGCATGACGAGATCCGCAGCACCATCATCTCCCCCGGCGTCGTCGCCACGGAGCTGGGCCATGACATCACCGACCCAGCGATCGCCACCGCCCTTACGGAGTGGCGGCAGAAGTCGCTGACGCCCGACGCCATCGCGCGTGCGGTCCGTTACGCGCTGGAGCAGCCGGAGGGTGTCGACATCAACGAGGTGATCGTGCGCCCCACCGCGGCCAATATGTGA